The DNA region ACGCAGCTGAAGGAGCGGGGTATCTCGCTGGCCCTGACGCTGGGCGACGAAGCTGTTGGCAATCTGTCGGGCGGCAACAAGAATGTCGGTGCCAACGCCGGGCAGCTGTTCTTTCAGGCCAAGTTCGACATGGCGAAGCTCGCCGGCATCCAGGGCGGCCTGGTCGGCCTTACGCTGGTCGACCGCTTCGGCCACAATCTGAACGACGACGCAGGCATTCCGGCCTTGCAGCTGACCAACGAAGTGTTCGGCCGCGGCAATATCCTGCGCCTCACCGAACTCTACTACTCGCAGAAACTGTTCGATGACCGCCTTGAACTCAAGGGCGGCCGTCTGCCGGTCGGTTCCGACTTCTTCTTCGGCCTGTGCGAGTTCATCAACCTGACCTTCTGCGGCGGCCAGCCCGGCAACATCCAGGGTGGCTACATCTACAACTGGCCGGTGAGCCAATGGGCCGGTGTCGCACACTACAACTTCACTAAGGAATGGCAGCTTTCGGTCGGCGTCTACGACGCAAATCCGAACTATCTGACGACGTCGGACTCCGCGACGTACTTCCTGCCGGGCGTCCCCGGCTCGAGCCGGGCCTCCGGCGTGCTGGTGCCGGTCGAGGTGGTCTGGGCGCCGAGCGGTCCCCTGAACGGGACCTGGCGTTTCGGCGGCTGGTATGACAGCGCGTCGACGATTGACGGCGGCCTTCCGGGTATCATTGCGATCGCCCCGGGCATCGGCGGCGTCTCGGACCAGAATCTGGGCGATCAGCGCGGCCGCTATGGCGTCTATGAATCGATCCTGCAGCGGCTGACCGTTGAGGGTGCAAAGGCACAGGGCTGGTACATGTTCCTCAACACGACGGTCGCCGATCACCGAACGTCGTATCAGGACTATCAGGTCGCCCTGGGCTTCCGGCACACCGGAACGTTCTCCTGGCGTCCGGACGACGAAGTCGGTTTCGCGGTGGGTACGACCCACGTGAATTCGGCTGCGCTCACCCTGAATGCGGGCGGAAACGAAGTTCCGATCGAAGCCTGGTACGGCTGGCAGGCGACTGGCTGGATGAACCTCAAGTTCGACGCCCAGTACGTGATCAATCCCGGCGGGCGCGGCTATAATGCCGCCGGCATCAAGACCGAGAATGCCTGGGTCCTTGGTCTGCGCACGCTGGTGCACTTCTGAGCCGGAGGGGGTTGCCAGCATGTCTGAGCGAGGCCCGCCATGGTAACCCCTCACGACGCCGGGCTGGCCGTCCTGGAGTTGAAGGGCATCGGCAAGGAGTTCGGCGCCATTCGCGCGTTGCATGGCGTCGACCTGCGCGTTTCTCCCGGCGAGGTGGTCGGCCTGATGGGAGACAACGGCGCCGGCAAGTCGACGCTCGTCAAGATCATCGCCGGCAACTTCCCGCCGAGTCACGGCGAGATCCGCTTTGACGGCAAGCCGGTTCATTTCGTCCGGCCGATCGATGCCCGCGCGGTCGGAATCGAAGTGGTCTATCAGGACCTCGCGCTCGCCGACAATCTCACGGCAGCGGCCAATGTCTTCCTCGGCCGTGAGCTCAAGCGCAAGCTTGGTCCGTTCGCGTTTCTCGACCACAAGGCGATGGCAGCCCGCGCGCTGGAGCTGTTCGGCGAGCTGCGTTCGGAGACCCGACCGCACGATCTCGTCAAGCAGATGTCGGGCGGCCAGCGTCAGGCGGTCGCGATCGCACGGACTCGGCTGTCCAATGCCAAGCTCGTGATGATGGACGAGCCGACGGCCGCGATCTCGGTCCGCCAGGTCGAGCAGGTGCTGAGCCTGATCCATCGCCTGAAGGAACAGGGCGTCGCGGTGATGCTGATCTCGCACCGCATGCCCGACGTGTTCGCGGTCTGCGACCGCGTCGTGGTGATGCGCCGCGGCGAAAAACGTGCCGACAAGGCGATCGGCGACACCAGCCCCGAGGAAGTCACCTCCCTCATCACGGGAGCGAGAGAGGCTGCGTAATGGCCACGCCCCTGGAATCTCCCATCACCTTCACCAATGTCGGCAAGACCAAATGGTGGCAGAGCGGCTTCTTTGCCTCGCAGACCGGCTACGTCCTGCTCGCGCTGGTGGCGCTGTTCGTGGTGATGAACTTCGCCAGCCCCTACTTCCTCACCGAAGGCAATATGCAGAATGTGGCGAAGAACTTTTCCTTCATCGCCATCGCCACGCTCGGCGTGACCTTCGTCATCATCACCGGCGGCATCGACCTCTCGGTGGGGTCGGTGATGTGCTTTTCCGCGATGATCACCTCGATGGTCATGACCCAAATCTCGACGCCGGGCATGCCTGGCGCGGAGTGGTTCGTGCATTTTGCCGACGACGGCAAGACCGTGATCGCAAATATGCCCGGCTTGATCCTGCTCGTCTCGGTCCTTGCGGGGCTCGGCGTCGCGCTGATCGTCGGTCTCGTCAATGGCTTCTGCATCGCGGTGCTCGGGCTGTCGCCTTTCGTCACCACGCTCGGCATGCTGTCGATCGTGCGCGGCCTCGGTTACGTCGTCTCCAACGGCCGCGGCAGTTTTCCCAGCGGCCCCGAAGCCGAATATCTCTACGCGCTGACATCCGGCGTCGTATTCGGCATGCCGGCGCCGTTCATCTATCTCGTGGTTCTTGCGGTGGCGATGGCGATCGTGCTGCACCACACCGGTTTCGGCCGCCACGTCTTTGCCGTCGGCGGCAACGAGAAGGCGGCCGCGCTGACCGGCATTCCGGTCGTGCGGGTGAAGATCGAGATCTATGTGATCTGCGCGCTCGCCGCCGGCCTGCAGGGCATCATCGTCTCGGGCTGGCTGGGATCGGCGCCGGCAAACATGGCGACGTCCTACGAGCTCAACGTGATTGCAGCCGCCGTCATCGGCGGCGCCAATCTCGCCGGCGGCGCCGGCGGCCCGCTCGGGGCGATCGTCGGCTGCGTGCTGCTCGAGGTGATCCGCAACGGCCTCGTGCTCGCGCAGATCAACTCCTACTGGCAGCAGACCTTGGTGGGCGTGATCATCATCGCGGCGGTGCTGGTCGATCGTCTTCGCTCGCGCATGGCCTGAAGAGTTCGTCCTGGAGGATCGTAATGTCCGCCTATCCGCCTTCGGGAGCCGCTGATTTCGAGGGATAGGCATAAAAATGAGGAGGGAAACAATGAAGAAGGCACTTCTTGCCGCTGCGGTCCTCGCCATGATGGCGACACCCGGCTTTGCCCAGAGCTACAAATTCGTGATCGTGCCCAAGGCGATGAACAATCCGTTCTTCGATTTCGCGCGCGACGGTTGCCAGAAGCGCGCCAAGGAACTCGGCAACATCGAATGCATCTACAAGGGTCCCGTCGAGCACGAGCCGGCGACGCAAGCACAGATCATCCAGGATTTCATCACCCAGAAGGTGGACGGCCTGGCCATCTCGGTCGCCGATGTCGCGGCCATGACCAAGTCGATCGAGGCGGCAAATGCGGCCGGCATTCCCGTCATCACGTTTGACGCGGACGCGCCGGGCTCGAAGCGGATTGGCTATATCGGCACCGACAACAAGGAGTTCGGCGTCGCGCTCGGCAAGCAGTTGCTGAAGCTCCGGCCCGATGGCGGCAAGTACGCGATGGTCTCCGGCGGGCCGGGTGCGAAGAACCTGGCCGAACGCGTCGACGGCGTCCGGGAAGCGCTCAAAGGCTCGAAGTGGACCGAAGTCGGGGGCTCGCCGACGTTCTGCAACGACGACCCCGCGCTGGGCGTCCAGCAGATGACCGATCTGCGCACCGCTGTTCCTGATCTCGCGGCGATCATCCCGGTCGGCGGCTGGCCGATGTTCGCCCCGGAAGGCTTCAAGGCGTTCGCCAGCAAGAGCAAGAAGGACATCGACGCCGGCAAGTTCACGCTCGTCGTGGCCGATACCCTCAAGATGCAGCTTGAACTTCTGAACGAGGGCTATGTCAACGCACTGATCGGCCAGCGTCCGTTCGAGATGGGCGAGAAAGCGATGGATACGCTGCTTGCCATCAAGAAGGGCCAGAAGGTGCGGGAGATCATCCACACCGGTCTCGACGTCGTGACAAAGGACAACGTCGCGGCGATGCTGAAGTAGACACCGCTGCCCGGTTCCGGCCCGCCCATTCAAGGAGAAATCGCGGATGGGCGCGGCGGTTCCTGCATGACCCGATCTCGTCGAAATCTCTGGATTTGCCCGCAGCGGACCAATTGCCGGCGCGAGGTGCGCGCCGGCAAAATATCGAAAACAACCCCATGCAAAGTGAGCGACGGCTGCCGACGTTCGACAGGGCGACTTGACACGTCGGGCAACTCAGGGGTTTACTTCCAATATTCCGAAATTATGCGAGCGCCGCCTCGCCCGCCGGTTGCGCTTGCTATCGCGTCAATTCCAACGGCCGACGACAGTCCGCCGGCAGCCGTCGTTCATTGAGGTTAGTCACGCAGAGCGGCAGGAAATCCCTGCACGCGGTCTGTATATGGAGTACCCGCAGCGTCAGCGCGACGAAGCAGTACGCACCGGCATCTCCGGCGCCGCGGCAATGATCTATGCGGCCCGCTCGCTGGGCCTGGGTTCGACGCCGATGATCGGTTTCGATGCTGAAGCAATGGCCCGCGAGTTCGCGCTGGCCGACGACGAGGTGCCGGTGATGCTGTTATCCGTCGGCGCGGAACGTCCGGGAAACTGGCCGCAGAAGCCGCGCCGTCCGTTGGCCGATGTGCTGGAATTCGCTTAGTACGGTCAGGAGACGGATGGTCGCAACGATGCCAGGGCTTCCATCGCTCCCGCGAGGTCTTACGCAGACAACCTGTGGCTCGGCTGCAGTTTAGCTCCCTCAGGAATCGCCCCGTTCGGAGAAAGTTTCGCCCTCGCGCATCCGGCCAAGCTCCAAGGGCGCATTGGCGCTGTCGAGGAACTCAACCGTGGTGAACCACAAGTCGGCATCGCCGACGTTTTCGAGGTCGTGGATCTTGTATTCACCCTTTCCATAGACGAAGTGACGGGTCTCGCCGGCCGAGTAGACCGCTTCGACGATCGTCCCGTCCTCGGCGTGCGATTGCGCCCGGCCTGGCGTTACCGCGGTCCAGAAGTAGTCCAGCACGTGACGATGGAATCCGATGCGCTCACCTGGGGCAAGCCGGATTTCCCAGACCCGCACGCGCTCGGTCTCGGACAACAGCCGCGTCCCGACCCGCCCGTTGAGCTGATTGGTATCGAACTCCTTGCGAATGTCGTCGGGCCAGGCGGCCCTCCCCTTTTCGGTCACATCGACGCTCATTGTTGTGCCTCCTTGAGATGAGTGATCCACGCTGCCCTACTCGACGCCGAGCCCGGTCTGGGCGCGGACGTGCTGCGCGCCGAACGAGGCGCGGACGGAAGCCGCCGCCGCACTGCGGTCCAGCACCGACACCGCCCATGATACGGCGAAGGCGAGAGGAACCGAGACCAGGGCCGGATTGTCGTAAGGGAATGGTGCAGGCCCGAGCTTCAACGCCGCTGTCCATACGCCCGGGCTGAGGGCGACCAGTCCCACCGATGCCAGCAGGCCGGCGAGCGACCCGCTCACGGCGCCGCGCGTCGTCAGGTCAGGCCAGACGATCGAGAGAAGAATCACCGGGAAGTTCGCACTCGCCGCGATCGCAAAGACCAGTCCGACCATGAATGCGATGTTCTGGTTCTCGAACAGGACACCCAGACCCATCGCAATCAGGCTGATCGCAACCGCGGCAGCCTTCGAGACGAGCACTTCCTCATGCTCGCTGGCACGGCCCCTGCGGATCACGCGGGCATAGAGGTCGTGGCTCGCCGCCGAGGCTCCCGCGAGCGTCAGCCCCGAAACGACAGCGAGGATCGTCGCGAACGCCACCGCCGAGATGAACCCGAGCAGCAGCGATCCGCCGACGGCATCGGCCAGATGTAGAGCCACCATGTTGACGCCGCCAACGAGGGCGCCCGACGTATCCCGAAACTGCGGGTTGGCCGAAACGATCGCGATCGCGCCGAAACCGAGCACAAACAATAGGCTGTAGAAGATGGAGATGAACCCGGTCGCGACCAGCACCGATGTACGCGCCTGGCGGGCATCGCTCACGGTGAAGAAGCGCATCAAGATGTGCGGCAACCCGGCCGTGCCGAAAATCAGGGCGAGCCCGAGGGAGATCGCCGATACTGGATCCTTGACAAGTCCGCCCGGCGCCATGATGGCGTCAGCCTTCGGATGCAATGTTACGGCTTCACGGAACAGCGCCTCCAGACTGAAGCCGAAGTGCCCGAGGATCAGGATCGACATCAGGACCGAGCCCGACATCAGCAGGATGGCCTTGATGATCTGCACCCAGGTCGTCGCGAGCATGCCTCCGACCGTCACATAGATCATCATCAGCACGCCGACGATGCCGACCGCGTAGATGTAGGGAAGCCCGAACAGCAGCTGGATCAGCTTGCCGGCGCCGACCAGCTGGGCGATCAGATAGAAGACCACGATCACGAGGGTGTTGACGCCTGCGACCGCCCTCACCGGGACTTCGGACAACCGATATGCCGCCACGTCGGCAAAGGTGTAACGGCCGAGATTGCGCAACGGCTCGGCAATCAGGAACAGGATCATCGGAAAGCCGACGAGGAAGCCGATCGCATAGATCATGCCGTCGTAGCCCGAGGTATAGACGAGCGCGGTAACGCCCAGGAACGTCGCGGCCGACGTGTAATCGCCGGCGATCGCGAGCCCGTTCTGGACACCCTTGAGACCGCCGCCGGCGGCATAGAAATCCTTGGCCGTGCTCGTACCACGTCGCGCAGCCCACCATGTGATGCCGAGGCTGATCGCGACGAAGCCGAGGAACATGGCGATCGCCGTCGCGTTCAGCGGTTGCCGCGTGCCGCTCGCCGCGGTCAACGCGTCGGCCGCGGCGGGCCCGGAAAGCAGGACGAGTGCGGTTGCAAACAGGGCTCCGCAAACCGAACGTGACGTCATCGGAGATCCTCCAGAAGCAGCTGACTGAGGCTGTCGAAACGAGAATTGGCGCGCCGCACGTAGAGCGCCGTCAGCAGGAAGCCGAGCGCGATCAGGCCGACGCCGACCAACACGCCCCAGGTGATCACGGTGCCGCTCCACAGCGGATACCCGAGCAGCCAGGGCCAGAACGCGATGGTCAGGATGTAGGCGAAGTAAGCGGCCGCCATGACGATCGACATCCCAACGCCAAGACGTGCGCGCTCACTGGCAAGCTGCTTGAACGCGGGATGGTGCTGGATGGTTTGCAAGTCCATTGGACGTCTATGCTCCCTTCTTTGAATTCACCTAGGCGGCAATACCGGTTGCCACCGCTGTCTCCGCCATCACCGCCTCGGGGCTGCGATGCTGCTCTGCCATCGCCCGTTCTTCGGCCGTGGCGATTTGCGCCTGCATGTATGCGCCGAGGTGGCGGGCGCGCCGCACGACTGCGGCGCCGAACGGAAGCCGGGCCGACTCGAATTTCGCGAGCGCCATCGGCAGATCGGCCGGATGGCCTCGCAACGCATCGACCAGAGCCGCCGCATCCGCCGCGGCTTTCGTCACGCCCATGCCGACATGGGGCCTCGCCACGAACGCAGCATCGCCGAGAATGACGGTGCGGGATCCGAGCGCCATGCGCGGCGTCTCGAGATCCAGGATGGCTTGGATGAACGGCTGAGACGTGAGGTGAACGACCTCGGCAAATTGCGGCGCCAGCAGCCGCTCCGCGTCCCGACGCATCGCGGCAATCACATCAGATCGAATCCTGGTCGGCGGAATCGACAAGGGCTGCCTGACACCATCGATATCCGTCAGGAGATCCGCCAGTCCATGGTCGGCGTCGGCCGGGCGATACCAGACGAAATTGAAGCGGCGCTCACCGACATCCATCTCCTCATTGGCCCCGGCAACGGGATAGCCGAGCATCTGCTCCCCGAGAGGCAGGCTGAAGGCGAACCAGTCGCACAATTCCGCCCGCGTCCGAGTCGACAGGTCCCGCTCGTTGACGAGGCCCCGCCAGGCGACGTAACCGGCGTATTTGGGCTCGACGTTGGCCGCGAGCTGCGTCCTGACGCTCGAGAATATGCCGTCGGCGCCGACCAGCAGGTCTCCCGACGCTTCGGTGCCGTCGGAAAAGCGCGCCACCACCCGGTCGCCGAGCTCCGTGACATCCTCGAGGTTCTTGCCGTGATGGTAGTGTTGCGGCGGCAGCGCCGCCTTCAAGAGCCCATAGAGGTGTCCCCAGGATGTGAGCACTTGCCGCAACCCGAGCTCGCCTGCGATCCGGCCACTTCGGTCCAAGACGCGCCGCCCCGGAACGACGACCCCGACCGCCGCGGCCGCGGTATCGATGCCGGCCCGGCCCAAGACGTCGAACAGTTCCAAATGCGTGACGATGCCCGCGCCTCGGCCCGCGAGCTCGGCGCCGATACGCTCGTAGACGTCGACGTCCCAGCCTTCCCGCCGCAACAGCAACGCGGCAAACAGCCCCGCCATGGACCCACCGATCACGAGTGCTCTCGGCTGCACTCCACACTTCCAGCGGTGGTCGCTCATGAGCATCCTCCTGTCGGTGATTGGTTCACGCGAACCGGTACTTATTTATCGTTTGATCAATTATTGGCATGTCATTGATCCAAGTCAATCGTTATTTATCAAATGATAAACAAAAAGTGATGGCAGCGCTTGCCGTCGGCCCTGGCGGCAAATCGGTGTATGAAGACATGAAAGTGTCCTCAAGCCGACGAATCAGACGTGAAGCAGGCCAGAAGAGCGCGTCTTCCGACGCCGATCCGAGAGCAGCAGAGGCTGGACCCGTCCGAGCGGGAAGCCATCATCGCGCGCGAAGCCGTGTCGTTCTTTGCCGAGTACGGGTTCGAAGGGCAGACCCGCGAACTCGCAAAGCGGCTGCGCATTACCCAGCCCCTGCTCTATCGCTATTTTCCGAGCAAGGAAGCCCTGATCGAGCGGGTCTATCAGGAGGTTTTCGTCGGGCGCTGGAAACCGTCCTGGGAGAAGGTCATCACCGATCGCACGGTCCCTCTCAAGGCCAGGCTGATCCAGTTCTATCGCGAATACGCCGAGGTCATTCTCACCTACGAGTGGATCCGCCTGTTCATGTTCGCAGGCCTCAAGGACCTCGGACTGAACGCCCGCTATCTCAAGATGCTGCGCGAACGGGCGTTCGAGAGGGTGATCGAGGAGATCAGGTTCGAGTATGGACGCCCCTCGACCGACGAGCTGCCGACCACCGATCTCGAGGTCGAGATGATATGGGGCCTGCACGCTGCGATCTTCTATCTCGGAGTTCGCAAGTTCATCTACTCGATGCCCCTGGAAGCCGACGTCAATTCGATCATCGATGCCAAGGTGACGACATTCCTGGGCGGCGTTCGATTCGTCCTGCCGGCGAAGGCGATCGCCTAGATCCTGCTCCCTCCAACTACGCGCCAATCGCCTTCCTGATGCGAGCGGGATTGAACGGAAGGTCATGCATCCGAACGCCGATCGCATCACTGATCGCGTTCGCGATCGCGGCTCCCGTCGGCCCTTGCGCGGCCTCGGCGACACCATAAAAGCCATCGCCGGGCCGATCTATCAGGTGAACGTCGACCGCGCCCGGAACGCTGTCGAACCGCATGATCGGATAGGCTGACCAATCCACCGACGTGACGCGGGTGCGATCGAACGTCACGCGTTCGAACAGCGTCCAGCTGATCGATTGCAGGATGCCGCCCTCGACCTGGTTGCGGACACCGTCCGGGTTCACGACCTGCCCCGTATCCACCGCTGCGACGACGCGACGGACGCGAACGGTGCCAGTGAGGCGTACGACTTCGATCTCGACGGCCACCGCGCACCAGGCTTCGAGGTTCTTGTAACGTGCAAAGCCAAAGCCGAATCCGCTGTTGTCGGAACGCTTGACCCGCGCGGCCCAGCCGAAGCGGGATGCCGCCGCTTCGATGACGTCGCGCGCGCGGGGATCGACGGCATGGCGAAGTCGAAACGCGACGGGGTCCTGCCCCGAGCGCGCCGCCAGCTCGTCAAACATGCTCTCGATCGAAAGCACATTGAGGTAGCCACCAAGTGAGCGCATGGAGGAGCCACGCAAGGGCATGTCGGGCAGGAAATGGCTGATCACCTTGCAGTTCGGGATCGAATAGAGCGGAATCGCGTTGCGGTCACCGCCACCCTCGGGCTGCGCCAGCGCAACCGGCGGCGCGGGTGGAGATGCGTCGGACTTCAGCCGGGCGGCTGTGAGCGTTCCCGGTGGTCCGGGCCGCATCATATGCGACTGGCTCCAGACCTCGTGGTGCCAATCCGCGATCACCCCATCCGGTCCGACCGCTGCGCGGAGCTTGACAACCATGCCGGGTCCGAACGGATCCCAGGCGTGCTCCTGTTCACGCATCAGCTGCACCCTGATCGGCCGGCCGGGCATCGCGACGGCAAGCATCGCTGCATCGGCTGCGGCGTCGTCGGCGCCATTGTGACCGTAGCAACCGGCCCCTTCCGCATGGATGCAGCGCACGTTTTCTGTGGGCATGCGCAGCATGCCGGCAATCGCATTACGAAGGAAGAAAACGCCCTGCGTATGCGTCCAAACCGTGAGCATGCCGTCCTGGAATTGCGCCATCGCACAGGACGGCCCGATCGAGCCGTGGGTGAGGTAAGGCCGGCTGAAGGTCGCTTCGACCGCGATTCCCGGCTTGCCCGGACGTCCCTCGTCGTGAATCGTCGTGTCGCGCGAAGGCAGGTTGATCAGGGCTCCCGGCAGGTCCTCGCCATCAGGCAGAGCTTGCTGTTCGATCCAGGTCGTGGTCGCAGCGAGCGTTCGCATTCCCTGAACGGCGGTCCACTCACGGTCTGCAATCACGCCAAGGAAATTGCCGTCGCGCACGACCTTGGCGATCCCGTTCATCCGCTCGACAGGCGCGACATCGAGATCGCGCAAGGTGGCCCCGTAACTCGGTGGACGGACGACACGACCGTGCAGCATCCCCTCGGGGCGCAGATCCTGAACATAGGCGCTACCGCCCGTCACCTTGGCCGGAATATCGATCCGCGAAACCGGCTGGTTCATCACCGTGAAGTCTGCCGGCGAGGTGAGATGCGACGTTGTGCTCGCTTCCACAGATAACAGTTGATCGCGAACCAGCTCGCCGTAGGCCAGACGTGCGCCGTGAGGGCCGAACACCGCGCCGCTGCGGACCTGGAGCGTGGTTGCGGGCACGCCAAGCCGGCGGGCGGCCTCGTAGCGAAGGATCTCGCGCGTCTGCGCCGCCGCGTGCCGGATTGCGGTGCCGGAATCCTGCATCGAATGGCTTGCGGCCGTGTAGCCTTCATTCGGCGTCCGTGCGGTATCTGCCGTGACGAGCGACAGCCGATCGAACGGCAGCTTGAGCTCCTCGGCTGCGACCTGGAGCAGTGACGTCTTGAGACCCTGGCCGAGCTCGGCCTTTCCCGTGAGGATCGTAACCGCACCCGACGCATCGACGCGAATCCAGGCATCGATGTTGGGTGTGTCGTCGAGGCTTCCCGGAAGACCGTGCTTCGACGGACCTCCACCGGTGCCGGTTTCCGTCTGTGCACGCGCTCCGGAGAATCGCAAGGCCACAATGAGCGCGCCGGCACCCGCCAATACGCTCCGTCGAGAGACAGCATGCGTCATCGCCCCGCCCTCACCTCGGCAGACCTCTTCTTCAGCTCGTCGGCGGCACGGCGGACCGCACGCAAGATCCGCATATGAGTTCCGCATCGGCAGAGATGCGGCTGCAGTTCGGCCCTGATCGATTCGTCGGTCACATTCGGATCACGATTGAGCAGCGCCTGGGCGCGCATCATCATGCCGGGAATGCAATAGCCGCACTGCGCTGCCTGTTCGGCGATGAAGGCCTGCTGCAACGGGCCTGGCGTCGCCTGGCTTCCGAGTCCTTCCAGCGTGGTGATGGCCCGCCCCTCCAGCACCATTACCGGCGTGATGCAGGAGAAGATGGCCTTGCCGTCGACGATCACGGTGCACGCGCCGCACTGGCCGAGGCCGCAACCGTACTTTGCGGCGTTCAGCCCGAGTTCGTCGCGGAGAACATAGAGCAGCGGCGTGTCCGGGCTCGCCTTGATGGATCGGCTCTCGCCGTTAACGGTCAACGTTGTCATGGCGCGTCAGCGGCCTTTCTGCTCATTGTTCTCTTGCCCGGCTCACTGGTTGGCTCTTGCGACCGCCACCGCCTTGGCGACCCCGTCCCACCGGGTCTTGCCGGCGAACTGCGTGCGCAGGTAGTTGGCGAGATCGGAGATCTGCCGGTCGCCGAGAACATCGCCAAAGCCGGGCATGATCGGACGCGCCGAACCGTCGGAGGACGCGGGGATTCCTCGCAGCACGAGATTGATCAGGTTGGCTGGCGTCTCGTCGGCAAGGGCCGTGGAGAGACCAAGGCCCACGCCCCCCAGCGGCAAAGGTCTGCCGCCCTCATGGCATGATGCGCAAGCGACGCCGTAGATCGCTCCACCCGGATCGGACTGGAGTGACGGCGTCGCGGCTTGCGCACCAGCCACTTGCGGCAATCGTCCGGGCCCCGAGGGAGCGGCGATCTTTGCGCCGGTCCGAGCTTCGCTCTTGCCGAGCGAGGCTAGATAATAGGCCATTGCGCTGACATCCGCGGGATCGACCTGGGACAGATTGTCGGTCACGTTCGCCATGGGACCTTGAGCCGTGCCATGCTGGGGATGCGAACCACGCGCAAGATAATCCGTCAGGGCCGCCTCATCCCACGGGACCGGCGACCGCGAGCTTCGACCGAGCGCGTAGGCACGCCAGCCTTCGGCCACGCCGCCCTGGAAGCTCGCCGAGACCTCTTCTGCGCCCATCGGGTTTCGCGGAGAATGGCAGGCGCCGCAGTGCCCG from Bradyrhizobium sp. B124 includes:
- a CDS encoding molybdopterin cofactor-binding domain-containing protein, whose translation is MTHAVSRRSVLAGAGALIVALRFSGARAQTETGTGGGPSKHGLPGSLDDTPNIDAWIRVDASGAVTILTGKAELGQGLKTSLLQVAAEELKLPFDRLSLVTADTARTPNEGYTAASHSMQDSGTAIRHAAAQTREILRYEAARRLGVPATTLQVRSGAVFGPHGARLAYGELVRDQLLSVEASTTSHLTSPADFTVMNQPVSRIDIPAKVTGGSAYVQDLRPEGMLHGRVVRPPSYGATLRDLDVAPVERMNGIAKVVRDGNFLGVIADREWTAVQGMRTLAATTTWIEQQALPDGEDLPGALINLPSRDTTIHDEGRPGKPGIAVEATFSRPYLTHGSIGPSCAMAQFQDGMLTVWTHTQGVFFLRNAIAGMLRMPTENVRCIHAEGAGCYGHNGADDAAADAAMLAVAMPGRPIRVQLMREQEHAWDPFGPGMVVKLRAAVGPDGVIADWHHEVWSQSHMMRPGPPGTLTAARLKSDASPPAPPVALAQPEGGGDRNAIPLYSIPNCKVISHFLPDMPLRGSSMRSLGGYLNVLSIESMFDELAARSGQDPVAFRLRHAVDPRARDVIEAAASRFGWAARVKRSDNSGFGFGFARYKNLEAWCAVAVEIEVVRLTGTVRVRRVVAAVDTGQVVNPDGVRNQVEGGILQSISWTLFERVTFDRTRVTSVDWSAYPIMRFDSVPGAVDVHLIDRPGDGFYGVAEAAQGPTGAAIANAISDAIGVRMHDLPFNPARIRKAIGA
- a CDS encoding (2Fe-2S)-binding protein yields the protein MTTLTVNGESRSIKASPDTPLLYVLRDELGLNAAKYGCGLGQCGACTVIVDGKAIFSCITPVMVLEGRAITTLEGLGSQATPGPLQQAFIAEQAAQCGYCIPGMMMRAQALLNRDPNVTDESIRAELQPHLCRCGTHMRILRAVRRAADELKKRSAEVRAGR
- a CDS encoding cytochrome c encodes the protein MKLRSVLLALLAVGAIGGMVALLYAWESSIDPIDPRSTRATDTVMVRRGASLALLGDCATCHTASGGAPYAGGLAMPTPFGTIYSTNITPDPETGIGRWSEQAFVRALRSGVDREGRHLYPAFPYDHFTRVTDDDARALYAFLMSLDPVRSSAPPNGLPFPLNIRLTLAGWKLLFLHQERFVADPSKDAKWNRGKYLVDGLGHCGACHSPRNPMGAEEVSASFQGGVAEGWRAYALGRSSRSPVPWDEAALTDYLARGSHPQHGTAQGPMANVTDNLSQVDPADVSAMAYYLASLGKSEARTGAKIAAPSGPGRLPQVAGAQAATPSLQSDPGGAIYGVACASCHEGGRPLPLGGVGLGLSTALADETPANLINLVLRGIPASSDGSARPIMPGFGDVLGDRQISDLANYLRTQFAGKTRWDGVAKAVAVARANQ